Proteins encoded by one window of Sulfurospirillum barnesii SES-3:
- a CDS encoding autotransporter outer membrane beta-barrel domain-containing protein, translated as MNTIYRTIYNATKGLWITIREISRLFLSTKKRNFSSSIAKSIALLGLSTTTSWSVCGLQFDGTYLCSAITNSPVNIAGNDLHVKADGTFQYASAEPMTITENSGSIQFKQEDGSSIRGTAQYGALKIFNNGFGSSTIETAGDIINTNGYGSLMWNNAMTTTDLTFTQTAGTITGATAGIFFQNYGTGATTIQTAGDIVGTSLNGLSVVNETKATDLIFNQIGGSITGGAGGVHLSNLGTGKTTIVTAGDITGNGAMYRGLFAESVAGTDLLFKQVSGTITGATGVYISKSGTGSSTIETAGDIIGTSVSGILAINRTRDTTADLILNQVGGNITGVKNGIELLNAGAGKTSVQIAGNVEGTTENGLYIDHNVFASDLSFTQTGGSITGGTSGAYLTNVGTGKTTIVTAGDITGTHTGLYAENLETATDLIFNQVGGNITGVENGIELRNAGAGKTSVQIAGNVEGTTGTGLNIYHNVFASDLSFTQTGGSITGFLLGAYFSNGGTGKTTIITAGDITATHTALYAENLETATDFVFKQVSGTITGSTGATIINIGIGSTTIETEGDIVGTELNGILAINDANAADLIFNQTGGSITGVASGVNLSNRSIGNTIITTAGDITGTEIGLYAENLETATDLIFNQAGGHITGEEDGVWLINNSGTDTVAQISGVITGGMGAGLHIGGSAESTLINVLNQGVISSTSGIAIQDDSTANYTVLNLHEGSKVMGDILMGKGSDTVVIHGGADISGVTLFDGGNPLSSDDTNTLVFARTTQEIAGERIVNFDTIVLDDSTVTLSGEKNYGLFLMNNSLLQVTDTLDISGNVSIDETSVVSYVYGGRIVGNVTNGGGIFWERLGETFTIHGNYEGIAGSISLETILGDDSSITDKLHVTGNITGTTAIDIRPIAGGLGAQTVEGINIVVVDGTSASDSFVLAHAVQAGAYEYILKQGSSYDANDWYLISQFDCTLNNSCSPAGTLPIYRPGVINYMGAQSVNKKQGLLQLSTFHNRMGEKVVSDEQDRLTWLKPYYMQYKAKGETRFGYDSKLFGVQLGQEIFADENIATGLTHRAAITLDYAKSNTDFNDRLRPLENLDADTGSMNAKSLAIGGTYTIMNEQRGYIDFVGQLSSLTNDFSDSHGDKSTQKGKRVSLSVEAGQPIAAIGNWSVEPQVQLSYMHTDYDAFHDLTSHIKGYNTDALRGRLGTRIATKEISPSVPSKYYASVNLLHDFDKPETLVFDGTSIKEDFSRTHLEAGLGMNYQIAKNTFLHADIAYQHSLDGEKSQGVITNIALKVKF; from the coding sequence ATGAACACAATATATCGCACTATTTATAATGCTACGAAAGGTTTATGGATTACAATACGTGAAATATCACGCTTATTTTTATCTACAAAAAAAAGAAACTTTTCTAGTAGTATTGCAAAATCAATTGCATTATTAGGTTTAAGTACTACAACGTCATGGTCAGTATGTGGGTTGCAATTTGATGGTACTTATTTATGTTCTGCTATCACAAACTCCCCTGTAAATATTGCAGGGAATGATTTACATGTAAAAGCAGATGGTACATTTCAGTATGCATCAGCAGAACCAATGACAATCACAGAAAACTCTGGAAGTATACAATTCAAGCAAGAAGATGGTAGTTCTATTAGAGGAACTGCGCAATACGGGGCTTTAAAAATCTTTAATAATGGCTTTGGTTCTAGCACCATTGAAACAGCTGGAGATATTATAAACACAAATGGGTATGGATCGCTTATGTGGAATAATGCAATGACTACTACTGATCTTACCTTCACTCAAACTGCTGGAACTATTACTGGGGCAACAGCAGGTATTTTCTTTCAAAATTATGGAACTGGAGCAACCACTATTCAAACTGCAGGCGATATTGTGGGTACTTCACTAAATGGTCTTTCAGTGGTCAACGAAACCAAAGCCACTGATTTGATTTTTAACCAAATTGGTGGAAGTATCACTGGAGGGGCAGGTGGTGTTCACTTAAGTAACCTAGGTACTGGTAAAACCACAATTGTAACGGCAGGCGATATTACAGGTAATGGGGCGATGTACAGAGGTCTTTTCGCTGAAAGTGTAGCAGGAACTGACCTGCTTTTCAAACAAGTATCAGGAACCATTACAGGAGCAACAGGTGTATATATAAGTAAATCAGGCACAGGTTCCTCTACTATTGAGACAGCAGGAGATATTATTGGCACTTCCGTATCTGGTATCCTAGCAATCAACAGAACCCGCGATACTACCGCAGATTTGATTCTTAACCAAGTAGGTGGAAACATCACTGGCGTTAAAAATGGCATTGAATTGCTCAATGCGGGGGCTGGTAAAACTTCTGTTCAAATCGCTGGAAATGTTGAAGGTACGACAGAAAATGGGCTATATATTGACCATAACGTTTTTGCAAGCGATCTAAGTTTTACTCAAACTGGGGGAAGTATCACGGGAGGTACAAGTGGTGCTTATTTGACGAACGTAGGTACGGGTAAAACTACAATTGTAACCGCAGGAGATATTACAGGGACACACACAGGTCTTTACGCTGAAAATCTTGAGACAGCAACAGATTTGATTTTTAACCAAGTAGGTGGAAACATCACTGGCGTTGAAAATGGTATTGAATTGCGCAATGCGGGGGCTGGTAAAACTTCTGTTCAAATCGCTGGAAATGTTGAAGGTACGACAGGAACTGGGCTAAATATTTACCATAACGTTTTTGCAAGCGATCTAAGTTTTACCCAAACGGGAGGAAGTATCACGGGATTTCTATTGGGTGCTTATTTTTCAAACGGAGGTACGGGTAAAACTACAATTATAACCGCAGGAGATATTACAGCGACACACACAGCTCTTTACGCTGAAAATCTTGAGACAGCAACTGATTTTGTTTTTAAGCAGGTATCAGGAACTATTACTGGATCTACTGGTGCAACTATAATTAATATAGGTATAGGTTCAACAACTATTGAGACAGAAGGAGATATTGTTGGTACTGAACTGAATGGTATTTTAGCAATCAACGACGCCAATGCTGCAGATTTAATTTTCAATCAAACAGGTGGAAGTATTACTGGAGTTGCAAGTGGTGTTAACTTAAGTAACCGAAGTATAGGTAACACCATAATTACAACCGCAGGAGATATTACAGGGACAGAAATAGGTCTTTACGCTGAAAATCTTGAGACAGCAACAGATTTGATTTTTAACCAAGCTGGTGGACATATCACTGGAGAAGAAGATGGCGTATGGCTAATCAATAATAGTGGTACAGATACGGTTGCCCAAATATCAGGTGTCATTACAGGTGGTATGGGTGCTGGGCTTCACATAGGCGGTAGTGCAGAAAGCACACTAATAAATGTACTAAACCAAGGAGTTATCTCTTCTACTTCAGGAATAGCAATTCAAGATGATTCTACAGCAAATTACACCGTCCTCAATCTCCACGAAGGCTCAAAAGTCATGGGAGATATTCTTATGGGAAAAGGGAGTGATACGGTTGTTATACACGGTGGAGCCGATATATCAGGTGTCACCCTCTTTGATGGGGGCAATCCATTAAGTAGTGATGATACCAATACTCTTGTTTTTGCACGTACCACACAAGAGATAGCAGGAGAGCGCATTGTCAACTTTGATACCATAGTCCTTGATGACTCTACCGTAACCTTAAGTGGAGAAAAAAATTATGGGCTCTTTTTAATGAATAATTCTTTGCTTCAAGTAACCGATACTTTGGATATTTCAGGAAATGTTAGTATTGATGAAACCTCTGTCGTAAGCTATGTTTATGGGGGTAGAATTGTAGGAAATGTTACCAATGGGGGAGGTATTTTTTGGGAGCGTTTAGGTGAGACGTTTACGATTCATGGTAATTATGAAGGTATCGCAGGGTCAATTTCATTAGAAACCATCCTTGGAGATGACAGTTCAATAACGGATAAATTACATGTAACTGGAAATATCACAGGAACAACAGCCATCGATATACGCCCAATTGCAGGTGGCCTTGGCGCTCAAACGGTTGAAGGAATTAATATCGTTGTCGTTGATGGAACTTCTGCGAGTGATAGCTTTGTCCTTGCCCATGCTGTTCAAGCAGGGGCATATGAGTATATCTTAAAACAAGGAAGCAGTTATGATGCCAATGATTGGTACCTTATCAGTCAGTTTGATTGTACTCTGAATAATAGCTGTTCACCAGCAGGCACTCTACCAATATATCGACCAGGTGTTATTAACTATATGGGTGCACAAAGCGTCAATAAAAAGCAAGGTTTGCTCCAACTCTCTACATTTCATAATCGTATGGGAGAAAAAGTTGTTAGCGATGAACAAGATCGTTTGACATGGCTAAAACCATACTATATGCAATACAAAGCAAAAGGAGAAACACGCTTTGGTTATGACAGTAAACTCTTTGGTGTACAGCTTGGGCAAGAAATCTTTGCCGATGAAAACATCGCCACAGGATTAACCCATCGTGCTGCCATTACCTTAGATTATGCAAAGAGTAATACAGATTTTAATGATCGTTTAAGACCCCTTGAGAATCTTGATGCAGATACAGGAAGCATGAATGCTAAGAGTCTAGCAATTGGAGGAACCTATACTATTATGAATGAACAAAGAGGTTATATTGACTTCGTAGGACAACTCTCATCTTTAACCAATGACTTTAGTGATAGTCATGGGGATAAATCTACCCAAAAAGGTAAAAGAGTAAGCCTCTCTGTAGAAGCTGGTCAGCCTATAGCAGCTATTGGTAATTGGAGTGTTGAGCCTCAAGTGCAGTTAAGTTATATGCATACCGATTATGATGCTTTTCATGATCTAACGTCGCACATCAAAGGATATAATAC